One Helianthus annuus cultivar XRQ/B chromosome 12, HanXRQr2.0-SUNRISE, whole genome shotgun sequence genomic region harbors:
- the LOC110894565 gene encoding transcription factor DICHOTOMA, giving the protein MDNTTILPNVHHDHNLSTNGCGTTTPNNPLKLIKATKSESLSSKLKCVRKKRSAGKKDRQSKIHTAQGLRDRRMRLSVHTARKFFDLNDMLGFDKASKTIEWLFSKSHKAIEEVTETLKSQAAADQTVSSETGSVMDIAAASEKDVQVEDESSTKPQENMTKNIGKMKQLFQPDPSVEFHQSQLGFQENPDDDNMKESSCYPVDFSNTYHFLKHLHLDNTVRNTDTTYMGNITSISSTTHSIFDYTKTIAEPPACWLNSRNPLLGFLGGWNSENPRMESNNRTVPNMALLNGNMSSNFINFHSGNRGE; this is encoded by the coding sequence ATGGATAACACTACAATTCTCCCAAACGTTCACCATGATCACAATCTCTCCACCAATGGGTGCGGTACCACCACCCCAAACAACCCCTTGAAACTCATCAAAGCAACCAAATCCGAGTCTTTGTCTTCTAAACTCAAGTGTGTAAGGAAGAAAAGAAGTGCCGGGAAGAAAGACAGACAAAGCAAGATTCACACAGCTCAAGGCCTTAGAGACAGGAGGATGCGGTTATCGGTTCATACAGCTCGCAAGTTTTTTGATCTCAATGATATGTTGGGGTTTGACAAAGCTAGCAAAACCATTGAGTGGCTCTTTTCCAAGTCCCATAAGGCGATCGAGGAGGTCACCGAAACCCTTAAATCACAAGCTGCTGCTGATCAAACAGTTAGCAGTGAAACCGGATCGGTGATGGATATCGCGGCTGCTTCAGAAAAAGATGTTCAAGTTGAGGATGAGAGTTCAACAAAACCTCAAGAAAATATGACCAAGAACATTGGGAAAATGAAACAGTTGTTTCAACCCGATCCTAGTGTTGAATTCCATCAatctcaattagggtttcaaGAAAATCCTGACGATGATAACATGAAAGAATCATCATGTTATCCTGTTGATTTTTCAAACACTTATCATTTCCTGAAACACTTGCACTTGGATAACACCGTGAGAAATACTGATACTACTTATATGGGGAATATTACTTCCATCTCATCCACAACTCACTCGATATTTGATTACACAAAAACTATTGCTGAACCACCAGCTTGTTGGTTGAATTCAAGAAATCCATTATTGGGTTTCCTTGGAGGTTGGAACTCAGAAAATCCCAGAATGGAATCCAACAACAGAACTGTGCCAAACATGGCGTTACTGAATGGTAATATGTCCTCCAATTTCATAAATTTTCATTCTGGAAATCGGGGAGAGTAA